The following is a genomic window from Oryzias latipes chromosome 12, ASM223467v1.
CAGCATTTCTCACCAGCAAAGGATGATGGAGATACAGTACATGAGTAACGCCTGTCTGGTTACTTTGCTGCCACGAGTACAGGAGTCTCTTCAAGGAGCAAACAAAGATGGGTCCGTTATGGttaaattgagtttttggttgttgttgttttttccccatcCCTTTTTTTCCATGTCTACTTTATGACTTATGAGgataatattttttctgttgtttattcTGCAGAGATAAAAAGTCTGAATCAAAGCGATGGTGTGCAACATGTCACAGCCATTTCACCTGCAGCACCACAGAGCACCGATGCTCAGAGGAGCACAAAGTAATGATCAAAAattcatatatatttatatatgtatatatttttttttatcatattgaATTTGATCACCCTTGTTTTTTCCACAGCTTGCTACTGCAACAAATGTCTCATTCTGCATCGTCTGCAAGAAACAATTCAAGACATCTCAAAACTTTTTGGAGCACTTGCACTCTCAGGGACACAAACAGAAGGTATAAGTCATGTCTTTTTAAATCAGACCTAGAAAATGTATTCTGTTGTCTAAGTTCGCCTCTATGTCCTTTCTCACCgatgttccttttttgttgcGTGACAGCTGCAGGAAAAAGGCTGCGACGCCTTGGTGAAGCTGACGGCGTTGGACACAGTCGAATTTTCATTAGAGAACGAGGAGGAAGGTGGGGGGGGTGGAGAGACGGACACTGAAGGAAATCAAAGAGACACACAGGTGACCTGCATTTCAGATGTTTACAGTGTTCATCTTGAATTCTTCCACGAGCACGATAAAGATGTATTCCATTCTTGACCTTCTTTATAGGATGACTGGTCATCCCTAAAAGAAGTGACCTTAAACGACATTTCGAGGGATGAGCAGTACGATCCTGACACAGTTTATGGTTCGTTCCGTTTTCCTTCAacattttttacctttaaaagaGACGTTGTAtcttcttttaattgtgatgatTGATCTCCAACAGGATCTAGTTTTTTAGTTCCTGTCGCAGGGTTCATCTGCAAACTCTGCAACAAGTTTTACTACTTTGACTCGTCGGCTGCACACACCCACTGCAAATCCTTGAAGCACTTTGAGAACCTCAGGGTGAGTTTGCCCCCACTTTCAGGAGTTTGACCAAACGCTTTTATGCTCATTGAAGTGTGGTTATGCTTCCATTTTCAGAGCTACAGAGAGTCGGTGATTCAGAAAGGTGAAGGTAGTCAATCCTCCAGGAAGTCTTCTGCAGCAGCGGACAGTGGCGGGACAGCAACACAGAGTTCTACAGACTGTTCAGAAGAAAAGCTGCTCTCCGTTGAAAAAGATGTAGCCCCTAACTTAAACTCTTTGCAGTCTATTATTTCTGTTAACCGGCCGAAGGAGAAGCAGCCAGCAGAAACTGACTCTAACTCACAGGACTTGACCATCTCCACATTAAGCTCTGGCAGCCCAGACGAAGCCGTCTGCACGCAGCACAGAGATGAAGAAAACACGCCCTATGCATCTGCAGCTCTAGAGAGCGAAGCCGATTTGCCTCGTAGCAGCACAGAAGAGGCAGACTCAGAACCTGCCGCAGCGGCAGAGAATTCAAACGACGAGGACGAAGCTCCTGCTGGTCCAGGAAAGAAGAACGGCACAGGGAAAGCGAGAACGGCACCCAAACGCAGGTCAGGGAGAGCGACAAACAGGCGCTGACTTTAAGAAGTAACGCAGACTGGAAACCACGTTGTTTTGTTACAACAGAGGACTGTAGAGAGGTGCTTTCATGGAACTGAGACAAATGAGTTTCCAGACCATTATCTCTATGCTGGAAGGTCAGAGTTGTGAACACAACGAGGCAATACTGAAACTGATTGTGAAGTTAAATTGGTTTCCCTGGTGGGAAGCTGACTGTTCTTATATAAAGACTGAAATTATCTACTGAGGAAAAGTCTGTATTTTCAGCTCACAGTTGGAAAACTGTGTTGGCCAAACCTAAGTAATTAAAACTGGatcaatttaaatttatttaaaaagtcaacGTTTTTGGTCCTTGAAGTGAAATTTGATTGTTGCAGTTGTGTGCATCAATCAAATTTAAACTTGTTAGATTGCTGTAGAGACTCATTATGGGGTCGTAGTAACTGCCGACATAAGTGGACTTCTTCAAGTGCTCAGTGTTGCAGGAGATCCAATGAAGTCCCATTTAAGACACTTACTTCATTTGTATGTTGTGCAGAAGGTGTGCTGTGTTGTTCATCATGTTGTGCGTTTTTATGAAACATTATTCTTTGCAAAAGCAGCTCCAGAAAGTTCCATTCTCATCCCCAGCTCTGATGCTGCTGCCCTGACAGAtgattgcattaaaaaaacaaacattctccCCCGCAGACCTGTAGAAGATTCAACATGTCATAAGGCAAACATTAAAGGATGTAAACTTCCTCCAAAACTGCAGTCAACTGGGCTTTTTTTGGTCCACCATAACCATACATTTTCAGTTCAGTTCCTTTCAATTCTTCACCACCACATCGCTTATCTTCTCCTCTGTTATAATAAAGCAGggttctgcaacctgaggctccagagccacatgtaACCCTTCACCGCTCCATCGTGGCCCTCTGgtagaatgtttttaaaaagtaacatatATTTGGACAGATTTTTGTGTGCCGTCTACAACAGAAAATTAAATTGAAGTCGGTAATCACGACCAGAATTTATACTCAAGGTTCACCGGATTACAAGGGAGAATTTCTGTTATTGAAAAAAACCTTCTAGGGATTTTAAGTGGtccaaaaaaatctaataaggGTCAATTAGCTGTGATTTGATTTTGGTtacatttcttaattttttggCTGAGATGCACCATAAATGGTGTATTTGGTATGCTGATTTTACTGACATTAATCTACCGACTACTACATTTTCTGCCTTGAGATGGTCTTAAATGGTGctgggtgtcttttattttgaaaggaagtcgtGTAAACCGCTGTCAAAAGTTATCTATTTCCTCATTTAGAAAAGaggctgttttttctttgtttatattGATGGGGACAAAAATagttaatttaaatgtaaaagcatAATATAAATGCCAATTGGTGTCTTCTTAATCTAAAGGGTGAACAAGGACTTTGTGGCCAGTGAGAATTGAAGTTTTGAAAGTTGCAGACCCCTAATCTAGAGctatgtctgtgtgtgaaaaAGCCTTAGGTGAGCTCTGATCCTCAGATGGATCTGCATGAAGGTTCATTGTCAACCGTCAGctgtaaaacacatttatattCAGAGGTTCAGTCATTGCTGATCagaaaacatgtaaacagatgtCATCTTACTAATCAAATACAGAAATTGGGCaggaaagtgtattttttttacatggtatatggtgtatacttatatagcgctttttctacctacaaggcccaaagcgctttacactcacagacccattcactcacacattcacacactgacatGTCTTGTCCTCTTAGTCACTTGAGGCTTATTTTGTCCCGTAAATACAGGTTCTATTTTATGAAGTTCCTGCACATGTTGgagtacaaaataaataaattgttagTGTTGAAGTGAAGGAGAAAGATGACTGTGGCTTCTATCAACACCAGATAGTTTTAGAGCAACCGGGGAATTATTTATGATATAAATTCAGGTGAAAACGTTAGTTCTCATGTTCTTTTAGAGATATATTCTGTAATGAGACATCTGactatttttgacattttattttgatcttttgtacttaaaaacatatttcatatTCGGGTATTAACTcgaaataagacaaaaataaactaaatagcACAATCTGGACCAGCACAATGACATAATCCAGGACAACAGTACACAAGCatctgggttatttatatttGCATACAATAATTacaaagcagggagctttttCCAAAGCAAATGATGCAGGTCAGTAAA
Proteins encoded in this region:
- the LOC101158040 gene encoding cip1-interacting zinc finger protein, producing MFNPHIHQQQQQQQQLQQHLRHLHQLFQQQPPPPPPPQPPPAHHVAHHHQTPRAIPVPAQAAPPPRMVNLCQTNQTTIIAPNPMLQGALLMQQMQGNMRSFGMGGQQFRQFYAAGSRSSLLGPVPMGMAIKSPIMGFPAARPFHPHTRFFNPTTSASVISATDVAARYADRKRDSEQMAGGSTDDQPAAAAAASSTSEATDKSQADGSVASVEEQNSEEQFKEPLVKRQRTEGSEKPKIPSGGETATASQLELNSNTEEIPPEGSIQEDSGSSKGSDAADVPEDTIENQDFSCLSAKSPSGQPSEEDQKVNAPAEDHKDTSLASPASQEEDEEVVAEGSNKFYCYLCSITCHNQQNFRSHMNSISHQQRMMEIQYMSNACLVTLLPRVQESLQGANKDGDKKSESKRWCATCHSHFTCSTTEHRCSEEHKLATATNVSFCIVCKKQFKTSQNFLEHLHSQGHKQKLQEKGCDALVKLTALDTVEFSLENEEEGGGGGETDTEGNQRDTQDDWSSLKEVTLNDISRDEQYDPDTVYGSSFLVPVAGFICKLCNKFYYFDSSAAHTHCKSLKHFENLRSYRESVIQKGEGSQSSRKSSAAADSGGTATQSSTDCSEEKLLSVEKDVAPNLNSLQSIISVNRPKEKQPAETDSNSQDLTISTLSSGSPDEAVCTQHRDEENTPYASAALESEADLPRSSTEEADSEPAAAAENSNDEDEAPAGPGKKNGTGKARTAPKRRSGRATNRR